A region of the Massilia sp. erpn genome:
CGCTCGACACCGCACCCGAAGGCGCGATCGTGGTCTGGCGCAGCAAATAAACTGGCAACAGCGTAGCTGGACCGACGGGCAATATTCCTACACGCGGACGGACCAGGGGACTATGGGCGACTGCCTTGGTCCCAACTACCATGCTCCTGACGATGCCATCTGCATGGGAGCCTACAATGTTACGCGAACTTCCTCTCGCCTCAAGCGCGCTGCTGCTCGGTCTGGTAAGCGCGGCGACCTATATGCTGTGCTCGGCCGACGTGCTGAACGACACCGCCCTATTCCTCATGCGTTGAGCGCTCAATGACGGTGGCGGTAGTGACGGTGGCGGTGGCTGCTGAACACGAAGTCCAGGCCGATCGACACAGGCGGGTAGTAATACGCCGGCGCCGGCGCGTACACCGGGGCGTAGACCGGCCGGTACACGGGCGCTTCCACATAGGTGACCACCGGCTGTTCGATCACCGTGCGGTAGACCGGCGCCGCTTCCGTGGTGTACACCACATTCGGCCCGCTGCGGCCCGCTCCCACATTCTCGACCGAGACGGTATGCCACTCGTAAGGATTGACGGGGGCGCTGCTGTAATAGCGCGGGCCGGGCGCTGCGCAGCCGCTCAGGGCCACGACGGCGGCTAAAGCCAATAAAGTTTTCATCGCAATCTGCTCCTCTCCCCGTCACTATAAGAAAAATCCGCGCCGGGCGCCGCAGATTTACAGCTTGTTACACCGTGCAATCTTCAGATAAAGGGGATGTCGCACTGGTCCAAGGCTTGCCCATGGGCGTCGAGGCGGCGCGCGCAGATATCGAAGCGCAAGCCATATTCAAATTCAATACGATACACCTTGCCATAAGGAAGACTGATGGCCTGCTGCAGACTCTTGCGGTAACTCAGCGCCCCCACATCGGCCGGAATCGCCATCGCCGTGTGGTGGTTGCGGCGGCGATCCTGCTGGCGCCGGTGCACATCGACCAGCAAGCCCAGATCCAGGGTGATGCCGCCCGGCAGATAGCCAAAGCGCGTCGTGCTGCGCGAAGCGCTCAGCACGCCCCAATTGCAGGCCGCCTGCTCGCCCAGCGGGCAATGCTTGATCTGCGCCAGCGGGAAGACTTCCTCATGGTTCGCCAGCTCCTCCAGCGGCCAGCTGGTGCGCACGCCATCGCGTTTGCCGCTCAAGGGATTGGTCCAGGTCATGGCATTCACCACGGACACGGTTTGCTTCTCGCGCGCCGGATCGTGCGGGCTGCGCATCAGCGAGCAACCCGACAGAAAAATGGCGGACAAAGGCAGACAAAGCAGATATTTCATCGGAGATTCGATAGTAGCCATAGATACAGAGTACCAGATCGGCAGCAAGGAATCCATTTCCCTTCATGAAGGCCTAAGCTCGCGCAACGCCGCACAAGCGCGCCCCACCAGTTGAGTCCGTGTCCACCTTGGGGTCAGACCCCAATCGGACACGGGCTGGTCGTTAGCACGGGCGAAAAAAAACCGGTTCAGGGAACCGGTTTTTTTCGGGGGAGGCAGGGTTAGTCCAGCTTCCAGGCGTAGTCGACCTTGGTCCAGGTCTGGTCCGGCTTGCCGTCCTTGGTGCCGGGCTTGAACTTGCAGGCGCTGATGGCCTTGATGGCGGCCTTGTCCAGGTTCTTGAAGCCGCTCGACTTCTCGATCTTGGAGTCCATCACATCGCCACCGGCCGAGACCAGGAAGCTCATCGACACCGTGCCTTGTTCCTCATTCATCAGCGATGCTTTCGGATACTCGGCCTTGCAGTTCTTGGCATCGAAACTGGCTGGCACTTCCGCTGCGTATGCCAGGGACGCATTTGCCAGCAGCACCACGGCTGCCGCACTCAACCAACGCTTGTTCAAAGACATCTGATTCCCCAATCGTATCTAAGAAAAGATTACAGTGCCCAGACGTAGTCCACTTTGGTCCAGGTTTGCGCGACGGAACCGTCCTTGGTGCCTGGCTTGAATTTGCAGGCGCTGATGGCTTTCACGGCAGCTTTGTCCAGGTTTTTGAAGCCGCTGGACTTGTCCACTTTGGATTCCACCACGTCGCCGCTGGCCGAGACCAGGAAGGACATGGTGACGGCGCCCTGCTCTTCGTTCATCAGCGAGGCTTTTGGATATTCAGCCTTGCAGTTTTTGGCATCGAAAGTGGCAGGAACTTCGCCAGCGAAGGCGGTACCGGAAACCAGGGCTGCTGCGATAAAACCGATCAAACGCTTGTTCATGTTTTTACTTTCCTACGAATGTTGAAAATGTTTGGAAACCGTTAAAGACTGCTTGAAAACGTTACGCTCAGAATTCTTCCCACTCGTCGCCGGCGCTGGCCGTGGCGGCGATTTTCTTCGGCTTGGCCGGTGCGGCGGCGACGGCTTTTTTCGGCGCCGGACGCGCTGCTGCCACCGGCTTGGCCACGGTCACCGCGGTCACGGCCGGCAGGGAGGCCAGCAGCGCGCGCTCGTCGGCGGGATCGAGCTTGAAGATGCTGACCACGCGCGCCAGTTCGCCGGCCTGGTCCTGCAGGCTTTGCGCGGCGGCGGCCGCTTCTTCCACCAGCGCGGCGTTCTGCTGGGTCATGCTGTCCATCTCGATGATGGATTGGTTGACCTGCTCGATGCCGGCGCTCTGCTCCTGCGAGGCGTTGGCGATCTCGCCCATGATGTCGGTGACGCGGCGCACGGAGGCGACCACTTCATCCATCGTCACGCCGGCCTGGCCCACCAGTTTCGAACCGCGCTCGACCTTCTCAACGGAGTCGCCGATCAGGGCCTTGATTTCTTTCGCGGCGCCAGCGGAGCGCTGTGCCAGGTTGCGCACTTCGGAAGCCACCACTGCGAAGCCGCGGCCTTGTTCGCCGGCACGCGCCGCTTCCACGGCGGCGTTCAGCGCCAGGATATTGGTCTGGAAGGCGATGCCATCGATGACGCCGATGATGTCCACGATCTTGTTGGCCGATTCGTTGATCGAGCTCATGGTGTCGACCACTTGCGAGACCACGGCGCCGCCCTTGCGCGCCACGTCGGAGGCATTGGCCGCCAGCTGGTTCGCTTCGCGGGCATTGTCGGCATTCTGCTTCACGGTGGAGGTCAGCTCTTCCATCGCGGAAGCGGTTTTCTCCAGCGAGGAAGCCTGCATCTCGGTGCGCGAGGACAGGTCGATATTGCCGGCGGCGATTTCGCGCGAGGCGGTGCCGATGGTTTCGGTGCCGTTGCGCACCTGGCCGACGATGCCCACCAGGGAATCGCGCATTTCGCGCATCTCGGACAGCAGGCTGTTCTTGTCGGTGGAATCGGTGTCGATGGCGATCGACAGGTCGCCGTTGGCGATGCTGCCGGCGATCGAAGCGGTGTAGTCAGGTTCGCCGCCCAGCTGTTTCAGCAGGCCGCGGGTGATCACATACGCGGCGATCACGCTGATGATCACGGCCAGGGTGCCCATCAGGATCATGAAGGTGCGCGCGCTGGAGTAGCCGGAAGCGGCATCGACCTGCACTTGCGCATTCAGTTTGTCTTCCAGGGCCGCCAGCTGGTCCAGCGCTTCCATCCACTTCTTCTGGGCCGGACGGATTTCCTTGATCATCACCTTGGTGGCGTCGACGGCATTATTCGCCATCCACAGATCGATGGCTTTCTTCACGGCCGGCAGGGTGGCGGCTTCGTGTTCCTTGATCTGGGTCAGCAGGGCTTTTTCTTCCGGCGTCGCTTCGATGGCGAATTGCGCTTCCAGTTTTTTCAGCGCGCCTTCGTATTTGTCGGCCTGGGCCTTGATGCGGTTCACTTCCGGCTCCATATCGGAGGCATCGGACATCAGGGTCAGCACGCGCAGCGAAGTAATGCGGTCAGCGACGTTGTTGCGCATATCGATCACCAGGCGGGTCACCACATTATTAAAGCTGACCACGTGATCGAGACGGTCCTGGATCTGGCCCATGCGCAAAATACCCACCGCCGTCACGGCGACCAGGAATACCAGCACCAGCGCAAATCCGAGACCCAGACGCGTCCCCACCTTCATTTTTGCTAAATTCATTTCGGCTCTTCGTAAAGTGACACTGCTTATTAAGATTGCCCAGGAATGCAACGTGTGTACGTTGACAACATTCACTGACCCTTGCTGCTACGCAAGTAATGACAGTAGCAAACAATGACTGCGAATGCAAAAATTTGCGGCCTGACGATGCAAGAATCTGTCGTTTTTTCGAAGCGCCGAACGGACCGCGACTCAGCGCGAACACACTGCTGAAAAACTGCTAAATAGTGTGTATATTCTGAAATTATAGAGGTAAATTTTGCCACAGGGCAATCATTTGCTGTGCAAAATTCGCACAACCGTGATTTCTACGTGGAAATACGTATTGTGCTGAAGAATATACTGCGAGGGTGTGGGGAAATCAGGCGGCGAGCGGGTGGCGCTGCAGGGCGCGCAACAGCAGCTGCGGGTCGCCGGCGGCCAGCTGGCGCGCGTCGGACAGGGTCTGGCGGAATTGGCGGGCGCCCGGCAAGCCTTGCATCAAACCCAGCATATGGCGCGTGATGCTGTTCAGCTTCAAGCCCTTGCCACCATCCTTGGCCAGCTGGGCGCTGATATACGGGATCATGGCGCGCAGCACGTCTTCCCGGCTCTGGATCGGCGTTTCGGCGCCATAGTAGCGCTGGTCGAAGCCCGCCATCAGATAGGGGTTGTGGTAAGCCTCGCGGCCCAGCATCACGCCATCGACGTGCTGCAGATGCAGGTCGATCTCGGCTTCGGTCTTGATGCCGCCGTTGATGATGATTTCGAAGTCAGGAAAATCGCGTTTCAGGCGGTAGGCGAAGTCGTATTTGAGCGGCGGAATCTCGCGGTTTTCCTTGGGCGAGAGGCCTTTCAGGATGGCGTTGCGCGCATGCACGACGAAGGTGGTGCAGCCGGCGTCCGCCACCGTGCCGACGAAATCGCGCACGAAGTCATAGGATTCGCTCTGGTCGATGCCGATGCGGTGCTTGACCGTGACGTCGATGGTGACGGCGTCGCGCATGGCTTTCACGCAATCGGCCACCAGCTGCGGCTCGGCCATCAGGCAGGCGCCGAAAGCGCCCTTCTGCACCCGCTCCGAGGGGCAGCCGCAATTCAGGTTGATCTCGTCATAGCCCCATTGCTGGCCCAGTTTGGCGCTGGTGGCCAGGTCGGCCGGATCGCTGCCGCCCAGCTGCAGGGCGACCGGATGCTCTTCCTCGTTGAAGCGCAGGTGGCGCTCCACATCGCCGTAGACCAGGGCGCCGGTCGTCACCATCTCCGTATACAGCCAGGTGTGGCGCGTGATCTGGCGGTGGAAGACGCGGCAATGGCGGTCCGTCCAATCCATCATCGGCGCCACGGACAGGCGGCGGCCACGCACAGGAGCGGTCGCGGAAGTGTCGGAGGTAGGCGCGGAAATCGTGGTCATGACGGCAACAGACTGGGCAAGGAAGCGGGGCCGCACATTATACAGGCATCCGGCCCGGCCGCCGCTGTCGTCCCGTCGGAAGAGCTCTTACTATTTTCCCGGGTATCCGCCTAATGCCAACAGATTTTCTCAGGCTGCACGAGCAGCTTCCTCGACAAACGAAGCCAACCCAGTAGGTACCGGCGACTGCCCGGCCAACCGTCTTAGAGACACGGACCAAGGCTCACCCGGAAGGGCCGGCATACTATGATCGAACAACTGCGGCTCAGATTGTTTTCTATCTGCGGTCAGTAGTCGAAGCCAACGCCTAAAAGCACAGAGGACATATTTGCCGCGCTGCGTTCTGTATCTGTGAAGCTCAGCAAACTCTTCGCGAAGCGCCTCAACAACCACACCATCTATACTACCGCCGACCTCAATTACTTCCTTTAAATCCTGATAAGCAGGCTCCACCCTATCAAGATAAATATTTACAATTGACCTTGAATCCTCAGCCTTACTCAAAACATTCAATCCAATTCGACGAGCAGCAAAGAATTGAAAATGCAACTCTTTAGCGGATTTTTCAAATTCATCCAAAAATCTCTCAAAAGCCTCTTTTATTCTCTGCTTCTCCAATGGAGATGCCGCGCACCTAAATTCGTCTGACAATAAGCTTTCCAATGTACTAGATGTGCACAAGAAATTCTCAATTGAATACCCATCAAGCGTAAATAAATTCCTCATACATTCAAAATCATCAAAATCACAGTCCACGAAGAAATATATTCTACGCAAAAATTCAGGATTTTCATTAATGATTTTCTTACACAAAGAAATTAATTGCTCCTTCCCTTTCCCCACTATTGGCTCATAATTCAAACTTAAACGAGTTCGCCCAATCCACGTTTCATAAACCCCAACATCCTCTTGCCCTTCAAAAACAAAGATGAGCGACTCGGGCCGTGCGCTTCTCACCAGTATTATCGAATGTTGCAAAACAGATGGGCTTTTCCTACTTTTTCTATGCTTCTCTATTTCAGACATTTGCAACCTCGTTCCGAATAACTTTCAAAGCACGAGCACAACCATCCAATTCATTGTCATAAACAAAAGGAGAATGCGTTATTGCAAATAGTTGCACAACGCTGCCACTTTTAGTAATATCAGGCAAAACCTTCCTTTGCCAATCCAAGGAAAGCGATAATTCAGGCTCATCTATCAAAACCATCTTCTTCTTTGAACTCAAATACAGTCTAGCCATAAGAGAGACAATTTGCTTTTCGCCCGATGATAATAACTCTAATCCAATCACACGTTTTGCCCATAGATCCTCCACAACAACTCTCAGTGTTTGCGGATCAAAAGCCAAAGCCTTTTCATCACTCGATAAAGTAAGGTAGCTATTGCAAACGCTTACAAACTGCTCAACTTTTTGTTCCATTTCACGAGTCTGTTCAATTACCCCAGCCAATCTACTTAAAAAGTACCGCAGAAACCAATTATCTGCATTTTCGATTGCCCCTGTTGCATAAAGATTTTCAATATCTTCAAATACACCACCGAACCGCTGCTCGTGGCGAGTTACTCGATTTAGAAAGCGAGAGAGCGATTTAACATCAGGCAAATCTGAAGCAGTTACTGTCTCTTGGCGAGCACTTCCCTTCAGCATTTCATCTAAGATCCTTGTGCTTAGTGTGCGATATCCCTGATTAGAGCGACGTTCAATTTCGTCGCTTAATTCGACAAGCTTTTCTTCGACATCAGACAAACCGAACACGATATCATCTAGGCGATTGGAGTTCACATGGGCCGGATCCACCATATGTCTATGAGAACGGCTAATACGTGGCCGAAGTTGAGGCCGTTCGACTCTTCGATAAGTTGGTAGAAACACTATTTCTATATCTCCCACACAACGAAGAACCTCAGCACTAACCAACTTAGCAGCCGCGCTAAAGGAATTATCAAGGCCCGCATGGATGTTATCGAGCGCTGCTTCGACCTGCTCCCAATTTAATTCTATCGAATAGTAAATCTGCCGAACAATCGGATGGGACTGTAGAGATTGAAATTTTTCAGGACGATAAACTCCCGTCATAAAATCAGATAATTCGTTTTCAGGCATTGATGCAGACTCTGCAAGTTCCCGCAGGGCATTATCTTCAGAGTTTGGTCCATCACCGAGCATCGACCGCTCCAGCACCAAAGGTAAATTTTTCCCAACAAAAAGGCATTCAATTGAACCAAATGAGAATGAAGCAAGCCGATGAAATCGGCGCGTTAAAAAAGCGTTCAAAATATTCAGTAAGGTTGTTTTGCCCATACCATTTTCAGCGACAATAATAGTAGCAGCCCCTGAAAAATCGATCGACAAATCCTTGTAACCATGAAGACCCTTTATAGAGAATCTCTCAATAAGTGCCATCGATGCTGTGTTTTCCATACAAATCCTTTTTTTCAATCACCTAATCTCAATTCGATTATCTCTACGGCTCGCACATTTAATCGTTTGCAATTCTCGTATTGCTTGCCATCTTTCCGGTTATCGCACTCTCCCACCAATGCTCCCATCGGGAACAA
Encoded here:
- the dusA gene encoding tRNA dihydrouridine(20/20a) synthase DusA translates to MTTISAPTSDTSATAPVRGRRLSVAPMMDWTDRHCRVFHRQITRHTWLYTEMVTTGALVYGDVERHLRFNEEEHPVALQLGGSDPADLATSAKLGQQWGYDEINLNCGCPSERVQKGAFGACLMAEPQLVADCVKAMRDAVTIDVTVKHRIGIDQSESYDFVRDFVGTVADAGCTTFVVHARNAILKGLSPKENREIPPLKYDFAYRLKRDFPDFEIIINGGIKTEAEIDLHLQHVDGVMLGREAYHNPYLMAGFDQRYYGAETPIQSREDVLRAMIPYISAQLAKDGGKGLKLNSITRHMLGLMQGLPGARQFRQTLSDARQLAAGDPQLLLRALQRHPLAA
- a CDS encoding energy transducer TonB, yielding MNKRLIGFIAAALVSGTAFAGEVPATFDAKNCKAEYPKASLMNEEQGAVTMSFLVSASGDVVESKVDKSSGFKNLDKAAVKAISACKFKPGTKDGSVAQTWTKVDYVWAL
- a CDS encoding AAA family ATPase, whose product is MENTASMALIERFSIKGLHGYKDLSIDFSGAATIIVAENGMGKTTLLNILNAFLTRRFHRLASFSFGSIECLFVGKNLPLVLERSMLGDGPNSEDNALRELAESASMPENELSDFMTGVYRPEKFQSLQSHPIVRQIYYSIELNWEQVEAALDNIHAGLDNSFSAAAKLVSAEVLRCVGDIEIVFLPTYRRVERPQLRPRISRSHRHMVDPAHVNSNRLDDIVFGLSDVEEKLVELSDEIERRSNQGYRTLSTRILDEMLKGSARQETVTASDLPDVKSLSRFLNRVTRHEQRFGGVFEDIENLYATGAIENADNWFLRYFLSRLAGVIEQTREMEQKVEQFVSVCNSYLTLSSDEKALAFDPQTLRVVVEDLWAKRVIGLELLSSGEKQIVSLMARLYLSSKKKMVLIDEPELSLSLDWQRKVLPDITKSGSVVQLFAITHSPFVYDNELDGCARALKVIRNEVANV
- a CDS encoding methyl-accepting chemotaxis protein, whose amino-acid sequence is MNLAKMKVGTRLGLGFALVLVFLVAVTAVGILRMGQIQDRLDHVVSFNNVVTRLVIDMRNNVADRITSLRVLTLMSDASDMEPEVNRIKAQADKYEGALKKLEAQFAIEATPEEKALLTQIKEHEAATLPAVKKAIDLWMANNAVDATKVMIKEIRPAQKKWMEALDQLAALEDKLNAQVQVDAASGYSSARTFMILMGTLAVIISVIAAYVITRGLLKQLGGEPDYTASIAGSIANGDLSIAIDTDSTDKNSLLSEMREMRDSLVGIVGQVRNGTETIGTASREIAAGNIDLSSRTEMQASSLEKTASAMEELTSTVKQNADNAREANQLAANASDVARKGGAVVSQVVDTMSSINESANKIVDIIGVIDGIAFQTNILALNAAVEAARAGEQGRGFAVVASEVRNLAQRSAGAAKEIKALIGDSVEKVERGSKLVGQAGVTMDEVVASVRRVTDIMGEIANASQEQSAGIEQVNQSIIEMDSMTQQNAALVEEAAAAAQSLQDQAGELARVVSIFKLDPADERALLASLPAVTAVTVAKPVAAARPAPKKAVAAAPAKPKKIAATASAGDEWEEF
- a CDS encoding energy transducer TonB codes for the protein MSLNKRWLSAAAVVLLANASLAYAAEVPASFDAKNCKAEYPKASLMNEEQGTVSMSFLVSAGGDVMDSKIEKSSGFKNLDKAAIKAISACKFKPGTKDGKPDQTWTKVDYAWKLD
- a CDS encoding DUF4435 domain-containing protein; translated protein: MSEIEKHRKSRKSPSVLQHSIILVRSARPESLIFVFEGQEDVGVYETWIGRTRLSLNYEPIVGKGKEQLISLCKKIINENPEFLRRIYFFVDCDFDDFECMRNLFTLDGYSIENFLCTSSTLESLLSDEFRCAASPLEKQRIKEAFERFLDEFEKSAKELHFQFFAARRIGLNVLSKAEDSRSIVNIYLDRVEPAYQDLKEVIEVGGSIDGVVVEALREEFAELHRYRTQRGKYVLCAFRRWLRLLTADRKQSEPQLFDHSMPALPGEPWSVSLRRLAGQSPVPTGLASFVEEAARAA